Proteins encoded within one genomic window of Oryza glaberrima chromosome 12, OglaRS2, whole genome shotgun sequence:
- the LOC127757403 gene encoding receptor like protein 23-like translates to MSSSMRVALLAMLPIILVDTQSMAAPIQCLPGQAAALLQLKRSFDATVGDYFAAFRSWVAGADCCHWDGVRCGGDDGRAITFLDLRGHQLQAAVLDTALFSLTSLEYLDISSNDFSASKLPATGFELLAELTHLDLSDDNFAGEVPAGIGHLTNLVYLDLSTSFIDEELDEENSVLYYTSYSLSQLSEPSLDTLLANLTNLQELRLGMVDMSSNGARWCDAIARFSPKLQIISMPYCSLSGPICRSFSALQSLVVIELHYNYLSGPIPEFLADLSNLSVLQLSNNNFEGWFPPIIFQHKKLRGIDLSKNFGISGNLPNFSADSNLQSISVSNTNFSGTIPSSISNLKSLKELALGASGFSGELPSSIGKLKSLDLLEVSGLELVGSMPSWISNLTSLTVLNFFHCGLSGRLPASIVYLTKLTKLALYDCHFSGEVANLILNLTQLETLLLHSNNFVGTAELTSLSKLQNLSVLNLSNNKLVVIDGENSSSEATYPSISFLRLSSCSISSFPNILRHLPEITSLDLSYNQIRGAIPQWVWKTSGYFSLLNLSHNKFTSTGSDPLLPLNIEFFDLSFNKIEGVIPIPQKGSITLDYSNNQFSSMPLNFSTYLKKTIIFKVSKNNLSGNIPPSICDRIKSLQLIDLSNNYLTGIIPSCLMEDASALQVLSLKENNLTGELPDNIKEGCALSALDFSGNLIQGKLPRSLVACRNLEILDIGNNQISDSFPCWMSKLPQLQVLVLKSNRFIGQMDISYTGDANNCQFTKLRIADIASNNFSGMLPEEWFKMLKSMMTSSDNGTSVMESRYYHGQTYQFTAALTYKGNDITISKILTSLVLIDVSNNDFHGSIPSSIGELALLHGLNMSRNMLTGPIPTQFGNLNNLESLDLSSNKLSNEIPEKLASLNFLATLNLSYNMLAGRIPQSSHFSTFSNASFEGNIGLCGAPLSKQCSYRSEPNIMPHASKKDPIDVLLFLFTGLGFGVCFGITILVIWGSNKRNQQA, encoded by the coding sequence ATGTCCTCCTCCATGAGAGTTGCTCTCCTAGCCATGCTACCCATCATCCTCGTGGATACCCAATCCATGGCTGCGCCAATTCAGTGCCTTCCAGGCCAGGCCGCGGCGCTGCTCCAGCTGAAGCGCTCCTTCGATGCCACCGTCGGCGACTACTTCGCCGCCTTCCGGTCATGGGTCGCCGGCGCAGACTGCTGCCACTGGGACGGCGTCCGctgtggcggcgacgatggccgTGCGATCACCTTCCTCGACTTGCGTGGCCATCAACTGCAAGCTGCGGTTCTTGACACCGCATTGTTCAGCCTGACCTCGCTGGAGTACCTTGACATCTCCTCCAACGATTTCAGTGCATCCAAGCTCCCAGCCACCGGCTTCGAGCTGCTCGCCGAGCTCACCCACCTTGACCTCTCTGACGACAATTTCGCCGGCGAGGTACCCGCCGGTATCGGCCACCTCACGAATCTGGTTTACCTTGATCTTTCTACTAGCTTCATTGATGAAGAGCTGGACGAGGAGAACAGTGTATTGTACTACACCTCATACTCACTCTCGCAGCTCTCAGAGCCAAGCTTGGACACCTTGCTGGCAAACCTCACCAACCTGCAGGAGCTTCGTCTGGGCATGGTGGACATGTCCAGCAATGGAGCACGGTGGTGCGACGCCATTGCCCGGTTTTCCCCAAAGCTTCAGATCATTAGCATGCCTTATTGCTCACTTTCTGGTCCGATTTGTCgatccttctctgccttgcaaTCACTTGTTGTGATAGAGCTGCACTACAATTATTTGTCCGGTCCGATTCCCGAATTCTTGGCCGATCTGTCCAACCTTAGTGTTCTTCAGCTTTCAAACAACAACTTCGAAGGATGGTTCCCTCCAATCATCTTCCAGCACAAGAAATTAAGAGGTATTGACCTCAGTAAGAATTTTGGGATCTCTGGAAATCTGCCTAATTTCTCTGCAGATAGTAACTTACAGAGTATATCTGTGAGCAACACCAACTTCTCCGGCACAATTCCAAGTTCTATCAGCAATCTCAAATCTCTGAAGGAGTTGGCACTTGGAGCTAGTGGTTTCTCTGGAGAACTGCCTTCTTCCATTGGTAAGCTGAAATCTTTAGATTTACTAGAAGTGTCTGGGTTGGAGCTAGTAGGATCCATGCCGTCCTGGATCTCAAACCTGACTTCTCTTACTGTTCTCAACTTCTTCCATTGTGGCTTGTCCGGACGCTTACCAGCTTCCATAGTGTACTTAACAAAATTGACAAAACTGGCATTGTACGATTGCCACTTTTCAGGAGAGGTAGCTAATCTGATCTTAAATTTGACTCAATTAGAAACCCTCCTGCTCCATTCAAACAATTTTGTCGGCACCGCGGAGCTAACTTCACTCTCAAAACTGCAAAATCTGTCTGTCCTTAATCTCTCAAACAATAAATTAGTTGTGATCGATGGAGAAAATAGTTCTTCGGAAGCGACCTACCCCAGTATTAGTTTCTTACGTCTATCATCTTGCAGCATATCTAGCTTCCCTAACATCTTGAGGCATCTCCCTGAGATTACTAGTCTTGACCTTTCATATAACCAGATCAGAGGTGCAATACCTCAATGGGTATGGAAGACCTCAGGCTATTTTTCCTTGTTGAACCTATCACATAATAAGTTTACGAGTACTGGATCTGACCCTTTACTTCCACTTAACATTGAATTCTTCGACCTCAGTTTCAACAAAATTGAAGGGGTAATACCTATACCCCAAAAAGGAAGTATCACGCTTGATTACTCCAATAACCAGTTCTCATCTATGCCTCTCAATTTCTCTACTTACCTGAAAaaaactattattttcaaagtCTCCAAAAATAACCTCTCTGGAAACATTCCACCATCGATCTGTGACAGGATTAAGAGTTTACAACTCATTGATCTCTCTAACAACTATTTGACTGGCATAATACCATCATGTCTGATGGAGGATGCAAGTGCACTACAGGTACTAAgtctaaaagaaaataatctTACCGGCGAATTACCTGATAATATCAAGGAAGGCTGTGCATTAAGTGCATTAGATTTCAGCGGCAATTTGATTCAAGGAAAGTTGCCGAGATCTCTGGTTGCTTGCAGGAATCTGGAGATCCTTGACATTGGAAACAATCAAATTAGTGACTCTTTCCCATGTTGGATGAGTAAACTTCCTCAACTTCAAGTCCTGGTCCTCAAGTCTAACAGGTTCATTGGGCAGATGGATATTTCTTATACTGGAGATGCTAACAACTGTCAATTTACAAAGTTGCGGATTGCAGACATAGCCTCAAACAACTTCAGTGGCATGTTGCCAGAAGAGTGGTTTAAGATGCTGAAGTCCATGATGACTAGTTCTGATAACGGAACTTCGGTCATGGAAAGTCGGTATTACCATGGACAGACCTACCAGTTTACTGCTGCACTAACATACAAAGGCAATGACATAACAATTTCCAAGATCTTAACATCACTGGTGCTGATTGATGTCTCAAATAATGATTTCCACGGTAGCATCCCTTCAAGCATTGGGGAACTTGCGTTGCTTCACGGGCTCAACATGTCTCGCAACATGCTTACAGGGCCAATTCCAACTCAGTTTGGCAACTTGAACAACCTTGAGTCTTTGGACCTCTCCTCAAATAAGCTTTCCAATGAGATCCCAGAGAAGCTAGCATCACTGAACTTTCTTGCAACATTGAATCTGTCCTATAATATGTTGGCTGGAAGAATACCACAATCATCACACTTCTCGACATTTTCCAATGCCTCTTTTGAGGGAAATATTGGGCTGTGCGGAGCCCCATTGTCTAAACAATGTAGCTATCGATCTGAACCAAACATCATGCCACATGCCTCCAAGAAGGACCCCATAGATGTTCTACTTTTTCTCTTCACTGGGTTGGGATTTGGTGTCTGCTTTGGAATTACAATTCTAGTGATATGGGGAAGCAACAAAAGGAATCA